From the genome of Nitrosopumilus sp., one region includes:
- a CDS encoding ArsR family transcriptional regulator gives MKAVTIKSIKTNVHSETKFLFWYVFGASRGGGNRIKIISFLKDSPVNTNKIAEYLHLDYKGVKHHLDVLEKNNLVTKIGERYGMIFFLSPLLEENIDLFEEIAEKLN, from the coding sequence ATGAAGGCAGTTACAATAAAATCAATTAAGACAAACGTGCATTCTGAAACAAAATTTCTCTTTTGGTACGTGTTTGGGGCAAGCAGAGGAGGCGGTAACAGGATTAAGATAATTTCATTCCTTAAAGACAGCCCTGTAAACACAAACAAGATTGCCGAGTATCTGCATCTGGATTACAAGGGAGTAAAACATCATCTTGATGTATTGGAAAAAAATAACCTTGTAACTAAAATTGGTGAGAGATATGGGATGATTTTCTTTTTGTCTCCGTTGTTGGAGGAGAACATTGATCTGTTTGAAGAAATAGCCGAAAAGCTAAATTGA